A genome region from Cerasicoccus sp. TK19100 includes the following:
- the aroC gene encoding chorismate synthase codes for MGNVFGSLFRISTWGESHGGGIGVVVDGCPPRLPLSEADIQLELDRRRPGQSDITTPRKETDTAMIVSGVFEGQTLGTPIAVTVPNADHRPEAYSEMKAKFRPSHADYTYQTKFGIRNHEGGGRSSARETIGRVAAGAIAKKILRLGPDSPVEISAYIERVHNISIPGQDGPDGPTLPFPTLEEVEANAVRCPDPETAEKMIARIKEARSEGDSVGGVIVCRVRGLPVGLGVPVFDRLEADLAKAMLSLPATKGFEVGSGFGAVGLTGREHNDRFVNRDGKVHTETNRSGGVQGGISNGEELYFRIAFKPTATILQSQATVDLAGQETELMGRGRHDPCVVPRAVPIVESMTALVIVDHWMRHQAQCGTFSFA; via the coding sequence ATGGGCAACGTATTCGGCTCCCTCTTCCGTATCTCCACCTGGGGCGAAAGCCATGGTGGTGGCATCGGCGTCGTCGTGGACGGCTGCCCGCCGCGGCTCCCTCTCAGCGAGGCGGACATCCAGCTAGAGCTCGACCGCCGGCGCCCCGGCCAGAGCGACATCACCACGCCGCGTAAGGAGACCGATACCGCAATGATCGTCTCCGGTGTCTTCGAGGGGCAGACCCTGGGCACCCCGATCGCCGTGACAGTGCCCAATGCCGACCACCGTCCCGAGGCCTACTCGGAGATGAAGGCCAAGTTCCGCCCATCGCACGCGGACTACACCTACCAGACCAAGTTTGGCATTCGCAACCACGAGGGCGGCGGCCGCTCTTCGGCCCGCGAGACCATTGGCCGTGTGGCCGCTGGCGCGATCGCCAAGAAAATCCTTCGCCTCGGCCCGGACAGCCCGGTCGAGATCAGCGCCTACATTGAGCGCGTTCACAATATTTCCATCCCCGGCCAAGACGGCCCGGATGGTCCGACACTCCCCTTCCCCACGCTGGAAGAAGTCGAGGCCAACGCCGTGCGCTGCCCGGACCCCGAGACCGCCGAAAAGATGATTGCCCGCATCAAGGAAGCCCGCAGCGAGGGCGACAGCGTGGGCGGCGTCATCGTCTGCCGCGTCCGCGGTCTGCCAGTCGGGCTCGGTGTGCCGGTGTTCGACCGCCTGGAGGCCGATTTGGCCAAAGCCATGCTCTCCCTGCCCGCGACGAAGGGCTTCGAGGTCGGCAGCGGATTTGGTGCCGTGGGCCTGACGGGCCGCGAGCACAACGATCGCTTCGTCAACCGCGATGGCAAGGTCCACACCGAGACGAACCGCTCCGGCGGCGTCCAGGGCGGCATCAGCAACGGCGAGGAGCTTTACTTCCGCATCGCGTTTAAGCCAACGGCGACAATCCTGCAAAGCCAGGCCACGGTTGATCTGGCCGGCCAGGAAACCGAGCTCATGGGCCGTGGCCGCCACGACCCGTGCGTGGTCCCACGCGCCGTGCCGATTGTGGAGTCGATGACGGCCCTGGTGATCGTCGACCACTGGATGCGCCATCAGGCCCAGTGCGGGACGTTTTCCTTCGCCTAA
- a CDS encoding RsmD family RNA methyltransferase, producing MRITGGQARGIPIKAPDRGVRPATDYLREAVFSSLGPDRVRDARVLDCFAGTGAYGLEALSRGAQLAVFVEQDRGALKCWEHNRAAVAKSLQQSPGAISDLWRGDVFRVLAKGSETFDLIFADPPYELWNERGGELLELLFARLSEQSEARVICEAPGAWQPELPAGWELYRRLAKGPRQPSALIIGR from the coding sequence ATGCGCATAACCGGCGGACAGGCGCGGGGTATTCCGATCAAGGCCCCGGATCGCGGGGTGCGCCCGGCGACGGATTACCTGCGTGAGGCGGTGTTTTCCTCGCTCGGGCCCGATCGCGTGCGTGATGCGCGGGTGCTGGACTGCTTTGCGGGCACGGGTGCCTATGGCCTGGAGGCGCTGAGCCGTGGTGCCCAGCTGGCGGTGTTTGTTGAGCAGGACCGCGGCGCGCTCAAATGCTGGGAGCATAACCGCGCCGCCGTGGCGAAATCCCTCCAACAAAGCCCGGGCGCAATCAGCGATTTATGGCGCGGGGACGTCTTCCGCGTGCTCGCCAAGGGCAGCGAAACCTTCGACCTGATTTTTGCCGACCCACCCTACGAACTGTGGAACGAGCGCGGCGGCGAGCTGCTGGAGCTGCTGTTTGCGCGCCTGAGCGAGCAGAGCGAGGCGCGTGTCATTTGCGAAGCGCCGGGTGCCTGGCAGCCGGAGTTGCCCGCGGGCTGGGAGCTTTATCGCCGCCTCGCGAAAGGTCCACGGCAGCCGAGTGCGCTGATCATTGGCCGGTAA
- a CDS encoding low molecular weight phosphatase family protein has product MSTLEHETQRLLFICTGNYYRSRFAEGLFNHLASQLGLPWWAYSRGLNINWIIDNSQISPFTEQALRTRKIGLEHTGMRRMPLSGMDLHSSDRVIALKREEHFPMLAHQFPGWEDRVEYWAVHDVDLATPEKALAEIEGHVHSLIEELQSA; this is encoded by the coding sequence ATGAGCACGCTGGAGCACGAGACTCAACGCCTGCTGTTTATCTGCACGGGCAACTACTATCGCAGCCGCTTTGCCGAGGGCTTATTCAACCACTTGGCCAGCCAGCTGGGGCTGCCGTGGTGGGCCTACTCACGCGGGCTGAACATTAACTGGATCATCGATAATTCGCAAATCTCGCCATTCACCGAGCAGGCTCTGCGCACGCGAAAAATCGGCCTAGAGCACACCGGAATGCGGCGCATGCCATTGTCGGGCATGGACTTACATAGCTCGGATCGTGTTATCGCCCTCAAGCGGGAGGAGCATTTTCCCATGCTGGCGCATCAGTTTCCCGGCTGGGAAGACCGCGTGGAATACTGGGCCGTGCACGACGTGGATCTCGCTACGCCGGAGAAAGCCCTGGCGGAGATCGAAGGCCACGTCCATAGCCTGATAGAAGAGCTGCAATCGGCCTAA
- a CDS encoding tetratricopeptide repeat protein produces the protein MNVQIVLVGSDTWLKSLRRCWSCIRIKPGRRKHNKAISIELELKRLVWFGMFMSILLYLGIGFGAYLLRARQPYNQISYADVLMAPINAKGLVQKQGETQILQARDDLANGQVMQAFYKYRSGVRRVPEDFDARLELAQFYIAAGLYVEAVDLLIEGLDYKYPEKSVYLTSLIQLCQYTENNPAIMRAAPKILNYPEIEDNQPLKLALLKLLLRAQIIEQDYANAITTADHLNEVDPNAHYHDTITFAYLKMGAYEDARQYLNTLDAETLSEPQLTLMQGYLAQSQEDEAKARKIYHSLFRDHPQAWNAQMDAIILMYANGDTAAADALLDLYLAVHRRNMQAITSIAAQFTDQPDSQKVKRLMRIVGLESPDLFGALWFYYIQALVTEGKFEEAYQEYLAVKPAAPKDPSAAPILGAYKQILEAATQKSAGEYNDLVKYMQTHRMVPEIYWEAAEAMRKVRAYETSERILNAGMAAYPFSRMLSSLRKQVLNEQKEAEFLSSQTVASVREEGYSNQKLNSDQLEKRIVGTGSQSSMTGSGVESLVNDEKLKGIEITEEDMRNSAK, from the coding sequence ATGAACGTTCAGATCGTCCTAGTAGGTTCCGACACCTGGCTGAAAAGTCTTCGCCGGTGTTGGAGCTGCATTCGGATTAAGCCGGGTCGCCGCAAGCACAATAAAGCGATCTCCATCGAGCTGGAGTTAAAGCGTCTCGTGTGGTTCGGCATGTTCATGTCGATTCTGTTGTATTTGGGCATTGGTTTCGGGGCTTATCTGCTGCGCGCCCGGCAGCCGTACAACCAGATCAGCTACGCCGATGTGCTCATGGCCCCGATCAACGCCAAGGGCCTCGTGCAAAAACAAGGGGAAACTCAAATCCTCCAGGCTCGGGACGATCTGGCCAATGGCCAGGTTATGCAGGCCTTTTATAAATACCGCTCCGGCGTCCGCCGTGTGCCGGAAGACTTCGACGCCCGGCTGGAGCTGGCGCAGTTTTACATCGCCGCCGGGCTTTACGTGGAAGCGGTGGACCTGCTGATCGAAGGCCTGGATTACAAATACCCCGAAAAGTCGGTTTACCTGACCAGCCTCATCCAGCTGTGCCAATACACGGAAAATAATCCGGCCATCATGCGCGCGGCCCCTAAAATCCTTAACTATCCGGAAATCGAGGACAACCAGCCGCTCAAGCTGGCCTTGCTCAAGCTCCTGCTGCGCGCCCAGATCATCGAGCAGGACTACGCCAACGCCATCACCACCGCCGACCACCTGAACGAGGTCGACCCCAATGCGCATTACCACGACACCATCACCTTTGCCTACCTCAAGATGGGGGCCTATGAAGATGCGAGACAATACCTGAACACGCTCGATGCGGAGACCCTCAGCGAGCCTCAGCTGACGCTCATGCAGGGCTACCTCGCCCAATCTCAGGAAGACGAAGCCAAGGCGCGAAAAATTTACCACAGCCTCTTCCGCGACCATCCCCAGGCCTGGAACGCGCAGATGGACGCCATCATCCTGATGTATGCCAATGGCGACACCGCTGCGGCCGACGCCTTGCTCGACCTTTACCTCGCGGTCCACCGCCGTAACATGCAAGCGATTACCAGTATCGCGGCCCAATTTACCGACCAGCCCGATTCCCAGAAGGTCAAGCGCCTCATGCGCATTGTCGGCCTGGAAAGCCCCGATCTTTTCGGTGCCCTGTGGTTTTACTACATCCAAGCCCTCGTGACCGAGGGTAAGTTTGAGGAAGCTTATCAAGAATACTTGGCCGTGAAACCGGCAGCCCCCAAAGACCCCAGTGCCGCCCCAATCCTGGGCGCGTATAAGCAAATACTGGAGGCCGCCACGCAGAAGTCTGCCGGGGAATACAACGACTTGGTCAAATACATGCAGACCCACCGCATGGTGCCAGAAATTTACTGGGAAGCCGCCGAGGCAATGCGCAAAGTGCGCGCCTACGAGACCTCGGAACGCATCCTCAATGCCGGCATGGCCGCCTATCCCTTTAGCCGCATGCTTTCGAGCCTGCGCAAGCAGGTGCTCAATGAGCAAAAGGAGGCCGAGTTCCTCTCATCGCAAACCGTGGCATCCGTGCGCGAGGAAGGCTACAGCAACCAGAAGCTCAATAGCGATCAGCTGGAAAAGCGTATTGTCGGCACCGGCAGCCAATCCAGCATGACCGGTTCCGGCGTGGAAAGCCTCGTCAACGACGAGAAGCTGAAGGGCATCGAAATTACCGAAGAAGACATGCGCAACTCGGCGAAGTAA
- a CDS encoding UvrB/UvrC motif-containing protein: MSAKNKCMICGETATVFVNLVKTGHTAHSAYCAAHAEELGILSPGAYALLDASDSGHESDNHLHATKCSSCGFSLRDWKRTGRFGCADCYKAFAEKIEPALKRLHTDTVHRGKIPRNAFTPGLIANRIQDLQRQLDSAVQEERFEDAALTRDMMTELLSWKDDEE, translated from the coding sequence GTGAGTGCTAAAAATAAGTGTATGATCTGTGGCGAAACCGCCACGGTGTTTGTCAATCTGGTCAAAACCGGCCACACGGCTCACAGTGCTTATTGCGCAGCGCATGCTGAGGAGTTGGGCATTCTTTCTCCCGGGGCGTATGCGTTGCTCGATGCGAGCGACAGCGGGCATGAGTCCGATAACCATTTGCACGCTACGAAGTGCTCGAGCTGCGGCTTTAGCCTGCGCGACTGGAAGCGGACCGGCCGTTTTGGCTGTGCCGACTGCTACAAGGCGTTTGCGGAAAAAATCGAGCCTGCGCTCAAGCGCCTGCACACCGATACGGTCCACCGTGGCAAGATTCCGCGTAACGCATTTACCCCTGGGCTGATCGCCAACCGCATTCAGGATTTGCAGCGTCAGTTGGATTCCGCCGTCCAAGAGGAGCGTTTTGAAGACGCCGCGCTGACGCGCGATATGATGACCGAGTTGCTTTCGTGGAAGGATGATGAGGAATAA